A region of the Apium graveolens cultivar Ventura chromosome 6, ASM990537v1, whole genome shotgun sequence genome:
CTAGGTTATCTTTCTTCTTCATTCAACTATCCGATCCGATCCGATCcgattttaattttatttttatataaaggTCCTCTCTTTCTTTTTCGCAGGTTTTGTGAATTGAATTAAGGAATCATCAATCAGTCAACATGTTCAATCGAGTATTTGGGAAGCCTAAGCCTGAAGCTAATGCTGTTGCTACGTTGGATAAGTTAACTGAGGTGggtgctctctctctctctctctctctctctctctctctctctctctctctctctctctctctccccccctcccccccctctctctctctcccccctctctctcattttatatatttattttttttattgatTTTAATTGGATTATATTTCTTTAACAAAACTGATTAAAGTTTGTGCTTTTCTGTTGTGTGTACAAAACTGGATAATTCATTTTGTTAAACGGACTATCTACAGTTTGAACTCATTTTTCTGTTCTTTAATGGACTGTTTAGTCATACACTCTACCTACGTATTGTTAATTCTTTGAAAACGGAACTTAATTGGGAATGAATTGAGTTTATGGAATAATTTTTAGAGAAAAGCTTCTGATTTGTTTGGAGGAAAATGTTAGGTAAGGTAAATAAGTTATTTCTTGTATGCCAAACAATCGGAGCTAAATATAGTATAATTCATAGGAACACAAATCACGTCAAATAAATTATAATCACGTCAAATaaagttattaattatttttttgctATTTGCGTAAGGTAAGCTGTTCTTGACACTAATAAATGGTCATTCATGTGGTTCTTCTTAGTTCTCATAATAAACTTTCGTCTTTCTGTAAGATATATATTCATGTTATAAAGAAAGAATTCACACTGCATCCATTTCAATTATGCTTCCCGATTGTACTCTTCTTAATGCAGACACTTGAAATGTTGGAGAAAAAGGAGAAAGTTCTTCTAAAAAAGGCTTCTGCTGAGATTGAAAAGGCCAAAGAGTTCACTCGAGCTAAGAACAAACGGGGTGTGTTTGTAGCAACCTTTTAAGTCTGTATTTTTATGCGGTTTTATTTTGACCTcttaatttctaaaattactatTTTTACCTTTACAGTTTACTCTAGGGTTATTACGTCCTATACTTGATATCTAAATAGTTTCCTTTTAAGGTCTTTGGTAGAATTTCCTTTTATATAGCGCATATGAGACATATGAACTTGGTCTGTTCTTTTGTTCTCGGAAACTGCAATTACTTGTACCTTCTGAGCTTTGAAATTAATAATACTTTTCATCTCCTCTTCAAAATCGAACAACTGCACTATAATGCTATATAAGTTATTAACCAGCATAAGGATTAACAAAAGAAAGTTATGATTTTATTGTGCTAAGAGCCTAATACTAAAATTTTGTCGTGTGAATGCTGTCCAGTTTTCACATGCTTTGAGGTGGCATGCAATTAGTACTGCAGGATACTGTTAAGCAATCCTGTGTTTTAACTTTACCAAATTACCATTGTATACTACTTGCCAACATTTACTTATTCAGTTGTTATGTTGCATGAGGGAACCAGAtaggttatttattatttaatttactCCGCCTGTCACATCCTTCCGAGATCTTGAAAATGACATTATTTCTCACCTGTTCTTCTATTAATACTAATTTACTCTTAATACCATCTGTGATTATGGTTTCCATTTTTTTCCTCATTATCACACAGATAGATGGCCTTTTAGTTCTAGCATCCTCCTTGAAATACATCTACTTTTCTGTACTCCAATTGGCTTAGTTTAGCATTTTCAGGAGTCCAGGACTTTCTCTTTGTAGCTTTGATTCTTATGATTAATATTTTTTGTTCATACCTAATAAACCCCTTCACCTTATTACTGGTGAACAGCGGCAATTCAATGTTTAAAAAGAAAGAGGCTTTACGAGCAGCAAGTTGAGCAACTTGGGAATTTTCAGCTACGCATCCATGATCAGGTTCTGTTGTtaagatatattatgtatatgcaAGTGATTTCTTTCTCatatatatgatattttatttCTAAACTATCTTACATGAAACTTTTGTATCAGATGATAATGCTAGAAGGTGCAAAAGCTACAACAGAGACTGTCGATGCTTTGAGAAGTGGAGCAGCTGCCATGAAGGCGATGCAGAAGGCCACGTAAGTGACTCCTTAAATTTTTAGCGTGCACAATTGTTTCTGTGTTGCCTTATTACTTTAAAAAAATGGTTATGGCCCTCCTGGAAGTTGTGGCGCTAGCCGACCTACTGGACACCTGCTCACTAATAATTCACCGCCTTTACGTGTATTTATTagtatttttatttattaatgttTGTTATTGTTTGTGCCAATTAGCAGAAAAATAATTAGGATAAAATTAGAGTAAGATATTTACTCATTAAATCATTCATTGACTACTACTTTGATATTTACTCATTAAATCATTCATTGACTACTACTTTGATATCAACATTTGGATATATTATAATTTCAGCTACCAAACTTCAATGGAATATTAATTAGCCTACTATACTACAATATATAGTGTTTTCATGTATCAGTTAAATATTAAGCACACCAGTTGGACAGTTACTAAATGCACATAGTGCTGCATGTTGTTGATTATGTTGTGGCAGCCATTCCAACATATTAAATTTTGCACAGTACTTGGCATCAAAGTAGCCAGTTATCAGTAAATGACACTGTGCACTCGTATGGAAATTTCCACATATACCTGAGAAATTTGGGGCTATTTTTTTTCACTGTCGCTGTGACATGGAGCCCTTTGTGCATATGAAGATTACAAATAGATTACAAATACATAAAGAAATTTGTTATCGTTTTTTAGTTCGTATATTTATCTTTTGATAATCTGTCCTGCATCATAATGACATCTTGATCTTAATGTTTCAGAAATATTGATGATGTGGACAAAACAATGGATGAGATTAATGAGCAGACGGAGAACATGAAGCAAATTCAAGAAGCTCTGTCCACCCCTATCGGTGCAGCAGCTGATTTTGATGAAGTATGTGTCTTTTACATCTTAATTATCTATTTAATACATTTTACAATGGACATATGACAAATTCTTTTATTTCAGGATGAATTGGAGGCAGAGCTTGAAGAACTGGAAGGAGCGGAGCTGGAAGAACAGCTTCTCCAGCCTGCTACAACTGCGCCAGCTGCTTCAGTTAGCGTTCCTGCTGGCAGGCAACAATTACGTCCAGCTCCTCAGAAGAACACGGCCGAGGAAGATGAACTTGCTGCGCTGCAGGCAGAAATGGCACTATAAAGTTAGTATTGCTTTCCATGTCTCTATAGTTTTTTATTGCGTATCCTACTTCCATATTAAGCACCAAACTAGTGGAAATACTTTTTTTAAATGTCAAGGTACCCTGTTATAATTTTGtgtattttattaattatgtagtTACAACTGAATCTGTTGTCtcatttgtgtgtgtgtgtgtatatattgttAGGAAACATAATAAATAGAATATATATTAAATCAGTTACAAATCTGAATAATTAGTGTGTGCATCAGTTATAAAGATTTGAAAGGGAGGATTTGATGGTAATAATAATATTCTAGCTTTAATTTAGGGATTATGAGTTGAGGTTGGAGTTATAAATAGAGAAGCTATTCATGTGTTTGGGGCATGAAGAAATAAGATTGACGTGTTTGTGGAGAGTGGGTGGTCTCTCGAATACCACCTAgttgtgtgtgcgtgtgtgtaaatcaataaaagaattcgtttttttttaatatatatatctaaaGAGCGGGCCTGGACAGGTCCTAACAGTGGTATCAAAGCACCTCTGTTCTTGGGGCAGCGACAAGTGCAAAACAAGTTAAAATTCGAATCGACGACTTCcaggaatttttttttgaaaagatGCAAGCAAAATTTCTGAAGTTGGATATTGAAAAGTTTCAAAATGAAATTTCTTTTCTCAATGAAGGTATGGTTGCCATACTTGCAAAAATGGACCGCTATAGTCGCAAGACTACTGGACCATCTCCGTCTGCTCGTGAGGATTCGCAAGGCTTGGAACAGGCCAAAAAGTCGGTCCACGAAACTGAGGAGAAGCTGAAGGGAGTACAAGCGAATGATAGAGAGCTTTAATCAGCTTTTCTAAAAATGGATTTTGGAAAATTTCAAGAAGATGAAAGGACTCATCAGCAACCACCAATATCGGAGGTTTTAGGGCAGACTCCTTTAAATTCTAATAGTGGCAACAACAAAGAACAAGAGTCTTGTTTGTTTGATGTCTCATCGCCTCCAAGCTCATCCATGGACTCTTTATCACAATGACTTGAAATAGTCATATTCGAAGGCTTAAAACTTGTAGGTGGGTCGTTGAAGGCTGAAAGTTATTTTGATAGTTATTTTGAACTTAGTAAACCTCTCACGCCAAGTAAGGAGGTCTGGACGGCTGTAGTATACTTGAGAAATGATCTTTTGTTCTTGGACTATTGCGGGGAATGTCAGCGGCCTTCTTGTAACTGAGAGGAATTTAGAAAATTATTGGCGGAGAGGCAGGGGTTCTGGATTAGAAAGAAAGGGAAAAAGAAAGAATGGAACAATTTTCTCATTTGAACCTTGACGACAAGGTTCAAGTTTGGGCGGTGGGTAATGTTAGGAAACATAATAAATATCAAATCAGTTACAAATCTGAATAATTAGTGTGTGCATCAGTTATAAAGATTTGAAAGGGAGGATTTGGTGGGAATAATAATATTCTAGCTTAATTTAGGGATTATGAGTTGAGGTTTGAGTTATAAATAGAGAAGTTATTCATTTGTTTGGGGCATGAAGAATAAGATTGACTTAAGTGTGTTTGTGGAGAGTGGGTGGTCTCTCGAATACCACCTAGTTGTGTGTGTGTTTATCAATAAAAGAATTCGTttctttttatatatatatatccaaagAGCGGGCCTGGACAGGTCCTAACATATATCAAGGCATCTCTTGACAACAAGAATTTAACACTCCAATTGGTTTTAATGTAGAATACTGAAGTGGCTCCATTGTTTTTCACGGTGCTCCCGTCCAATTGAAGGAATTAATATTGTCATTATTATTAGTTCAGAACATTGACCTATATTGTTCAAATAAATTTAACATCGAGGGGGTGTAGTTGAGATTGCAGCTGATGCAAGATAGAGTTGATATAGAAGACAGAATAATTAAAGGGAGGTTTACTGGTTTATTTATGCACAACCTTGTAGGATGTTTTCGTCAGGCATGATGGAATGTCAATTTACAAGTTTTTAAACTTTATAAATTATTGGCTTATCCATCTTGTGCTCTGTACCCTGGATTAGTGGATTGTTTCATACAAATTGAAGTTTGAAGGGTGATGGAAAAGCAAACCTTTCCATATAAACTTCGGTGTGATCCTTTTGTAGTTAACCCAAAGTTTGATAAAATGTAATCCAAATGTTATTCCCGACGAACTGTAGTCAAAAGCTAAGAAAACAATTGCACTCGCCAAATGAATGTCATTTCAGATGCTAATTTTTTTAGGAGGGGGATATAGTTTTAGTATTGAATACCACCAGATTGTTTTTGTTTTAGACAATCGAAAAAAATTGTTCCCATCTCTTTCTTGTTCAACTTTATCTGATACCATTTTACACTGTACTTTAATGTTGAAAGTTGTTACATCAAAAGGTTAAGCTATTTATATTCTATTCTATTcttttatttaatttgattagTTTATTTCAATAAGATGGATTTAAATTTATATGTGAACATCTTGGAGATCAGTTAACACTTCTCAGTTGCTTTTGCAGTCGCAGACATGAGGAAGAGACTGTTAAATCTTATGCGACATGTGCAGTAAATCGGAGGTTAGTGCTGGACAACCTCAATCTGGCAAGTCAATATTTATACTTTGAAAGTGTATTTTGCTGGTAAGAAAACAATGTATAGAAGATATGAAGAATACAGGGTCCCATTCTATATGAGGTCTGCCAGCTTAATTCTTATTTATGTGggttttttaaatttttatgtAAGATTGTGGTGGATAATGCTGTAGTTGATAAATGGAATAAGAACTTGTGCATAAATTCTGGGATTTTGGAAAAAGTTTCCTGCTACCTTCTGTATTAGCTTACTTCTTTACCTTATTTCCTTGTGGTAATTTTCCTGGACTTGATTGGATTTTTTCCATTTCGATGATCCAAAACTGGAAGAGAAACCAAGAGGGGATTCTAGTACAGATTGTGTATGGATTTGTACATCAATTTGTTGGAATGGAAGGTGATTGAAGTGGCATCTTAATTTAGAAATCAGAAGACTGTTATCTTCTTTTCACTTCCCATGCCACTACAGTAGATATTAAATTTATAAACAGAAGTTGAAGCCTCCCCTGTACCACCTAGTTCCAAAATAAGTTCAGCTCCGGGCTGGTTATATCTCTCATCTCTTATAATTAAACTCCAACATGTATTATTACTGTTAAAAATAAAGTTATGTATGAGATTTGAACCCATGAACTGCAGAAAACTAACCTCATCGCTATCACCAGTTTACCTGGAAGAtgtaataaatatatatattttttaaaattcattaTATACATACACAAAACctatcattttatttatttaaaaaaaatactgTTTCACTCGAGTCTATCATATTATTTACATAATAATTTGTATGTAATTTTATATATATGCACATATTTTCCAGATCTTTATCAAAATTTTACTCTTAATTTTTTATAAGCTCCTTGTTCTCTTGAAGTTTCGATAAAATAAAAAAGTGCATAAAATTTTTTAATCTAATATATTGTGATATTTTATGTTAATCCTTCtaatttattagtcaaactagaatatgttaaaatatataaaatacaccctaaaacataaaattaaaaaatattgaaaCATTTTGTATGTGACATTTGGAATCCACTTTGATTAATATTTACGTAAAATATGTAACTAAGTTATAAGATTATACTAtaactaaattataaatatattgtACAAAAATTAGTGTTATAAAAATCGGAAATCGGAGAAGATTGGTCGAGTTACCTATTTAGGATTAATTGAAAATCGAGGATTAATCGAAAGAGAAAtcggatgtattataatattaaattatatttaatatattaatatgattgtattagttatttattaaaaaatacatatatttattatatcataatttctaaaattattcatatttaaattaatatagtgTTTTGATTTTAATAAAGAATTATATATAGTTCAATAAAAGAAAATTCATAAAaattaatcggatttcaaaaattgGATCAGTCAATTACATTGGAGGGGATTAATCAGTTAAATCGGGGATTTTTAGAATACTGACGGAAACTAACTAAATTAATAAGTAGACTAAGAgaaatacaattttttttaaagatcaaaataatttacATTTGATATTTGGATTGCATGATGATTCTCGGTATAATTAATACATAAAATGTATATTTAGTTATAAGGCAAAATATGGCATTTTGTTATTAGACACTATTATAATCAACACTAAAgtatattatataaaaaaaatataaatatgttaACAAAAAATGAAATTTTCAAAACAGAATCTAAAAAAGTTGAATTTATATAATTATGGATATTACATCTTAGATTACATATGAAAAATATGTGCAAACTTATTTTTTGAAAACTTATTTTTTTGCAAACTTATTTTTTACGCTACCCTGTAGATTTTAGGGCCTATAGTTATTTGACATAGTATCAGATTTCAAACTAacaatattttattatttgaatccTTGTCAATGTCATCCCAATATTTCTCATAAATTATTCTGAACGCGAAAGATAATTTATAATCCTAAAGATGAGCGTCTGTGATCCTATACTTTTCCATCCATAGATAGGCTTTTGAGTACGGAGTATAAGATCTGATAAGGGTGTTCCTCTAACGCATTAAGATTTTAGAACGagcaattttataaaaaaattattaaaaatcaaaatttgaaaattataaacgaaatatataataaaatacaaataGGATCTAAGCTAGATGGTCGTGCAATCTATATTACATTAGTCCCTCTACTCGCTACTCGCTACTCGCACATTACCTACATTAACACGGTCATACATGATAACATATTTTATATATAACCTCATGTCAAGACATACCTATATATACTAATTACCGCCGTAATGAATCTAATAGTGTGCTGATATTTTTACACGAGAATGTCAAATTTATATCGAGACATTGACAATTCCCTATATAACAAGTTTCCATCATCTTACACTGATTGTGACATCATTCACTGCGGTTAGGAGGCCAATAATAATATCACACTTATGCGAATTACAATAAATatcaacatatatttaattcagAGATCACATACaatcaaaatattttttcatCACAAGAATCATCGATGCTAGAAAAATATTTGTAAACATTGAATGATTTTCATCTTTCAATAGTCTAAACAATCAACGATTCTAAATTATTTTTAGTGAATTTTTAACGCACTTTAATTAAATTATCAAggattatatatattatttggtAACAAAACTCGCACATATTTAAATTTTGAAAGTTTATacactatattttaaaaatttgcTAGAAAATGGCCCGGACTATTATGGTAGTGTTTTATTTAAACGTAGTTTTAAGATAAATCACATTTAAAATACCTGAAGCATATTCGGGGCATATGTATAAGTTGTTTTTTGTCCCTATAATGTCAAGATTTAATGCGATGCATACACTAACAAAGCAAATCCAACAATACTTTTTAAAAAAACATGCGTAACAGGTAAAATTACTGTCTACACAAATGATACGGATGTTTACAAATTGGTGGTCTTTTCCGATAGCAGATGATATTGAAAAACCTTCTCCGATCAAATTTTCAATTAGCGGGTCAAAACATTAATGTAGTATTTAGTTGGGATGAATGagatgattttttttaaaaaaagtaatGGGAGGGCGGTCGCGGTTTACATTTTTATCAAACcgtgcggtgcggtgcggtttgCTGGTTGAGACTTTGCTCTCGTGGTTCAAATCGCACTGCACTCGCATATTATTATCATATATATTATTATacatttataataaataaatatatattattatatttccCCTTTATAATATAGataaatctatactatactatacttatatatactataatagccggaatgaggtataatttgtCGGATGTTCATCATCAAATAATCAGAACCGTTagatccaaatactaaaaaaaaATACACTACACAAGTTCTCATATTTGAATCTCGTCAataacaaacatttatattattatttataaagatacatataaatTTTCATGTTTGAATCTCACCAATAACAaacatttacattattatttatgaataagaactcatcaatcatatattatatatattatttaaacttaacttgaaattatacacaatgaaagtataattatttaatcattatttagtatttaattatt
Encoded here:
- the LOC141667250 gene encoding vacuolar protein sorting-associated protein 32 homolog 2-like; the encoded protein is MFNRVFGKPKPEANAVATLDKLTETLEMLEKKEKVLLKKASAEIEKAKEFTRAKNKRAAIQCLKRKRLYEQQVEQLGNFQLRIHDQMIMLEGAKATTETVDALRSGAAAMKAMQKATNIDDVDKTMDEINEQTENMKQIQEALSTPIGAAADFDEDELEAELEELEGAELEEQLLQPATTAPAASVSVPAGRQQLRPAPQKNTAEEDELAALQAEMAL